A region of the Exiguobacterium aurantiacum DSM 6208 genome:
CCCCGTCCCCGAGAAGCGTCACTTGTGGAAACGAAGTCAACTCTGCCAACAAAGAGGCGTCTTGAAGCAACGTCCAAAGCGTCTCGGGTGACGCGTCGAACGCTGTCCGTACGTTAAACTGTCTCATCCCTCGCACCTGCCATCTGTTCTAATTTTTGTTGGGCGACCGACACGCTCACCACATCGCGCCCACTTTCATCGAGCCACACCCAGTCACCTTCTGGCAACGTCTCGATCTCGTACAAATCGAGATACCAGACGATGTGTGAAAACACGTGCTTCACTTGTCCAACGTAGGTTCCGTTAAACTGTTCCCCCGTTCCACGCTCCGTAAGCGGATATTGCCACATTCCTGCCAGAAGACCGGTATCAGGTCGCTTCACGTAAGCGGTCCGTCCATCACGGCGGCAAAGGAGCGCATCATACATCTCGATGCGGGCCGCCCCTTTTTTCGTTTTGACTGGGAGTTCATCTTGGACGTTATGGGTATAGGCATAACAGTGATCTTGGACCGGACAGAGCGAACACATCGGATTTTTCGGCGTGCATACCGTCGCTCCGAGTTCCATGACGCCTTCGTTGAAATCAGAGGCATGACTTGGGTCCATAAGCCGCCGTACGACTTGTTCGAACCGTTTCCGTGTCTTGGGAAGAGCGATATCATCGTAAATCCCGAATTGACGGGACATGACGCGCATGACGTTTCCGTCGACGGCCGGTTCCGGTTGATTGTAAGCGATGGAAAGCACCGCCCCGGTCGTATACGGACCGACCCCTTTCAACTTCTCAAACCGTTCCTTCTCCTCTGGGACGATGCCGTCATAGACGGCGACCACTTCTTTGACCGCTGTATGGAGGTTGCGGACACGAGAATAGTAACCGAGTCCTTCCCAATACTTGACGACTTCTTCGGACTCGGCTACCGCTAAGTCTTCGATTGTCGGGAAGCGTTCCATGAACCGGTTATAGTAAGGGATGACCGTATCGACGCGCGTCTGTTGTAGCATGACCTCGCTCACCCAAACCCGGTACGGATTTTTTTCATGTCGCCACGGCAAATCCCGTTTTTCACGGTTGAACCATGTCACTAAGTTTATGTTAAATTCATGAACATTATAATTTGTGAACAATTTATCAAGATCAAGCATTTTGTTTCCCCTCATTTTAAAAATATTGTATGATGTAATGGATCAGTTAACGCCGTTTTCATTTATGGAGGTGCTGAAGCACATTGGATACTGCTACTCACATTGGGATGGGGCTCGGCTTAAGTGCCCTAGCGACGCTCAGCCCGGAATTGTCCGGCGACGCACAGATGTTTCTCGCCATGACAGCGACCGCACTCGTCGGTTCGCACGCTCCGGACTTCGATACTGTCTTCAAACTTAAAGGAAATAGCACGTATTTGCGCCAGCACCGCGGTCGTTCACATGGAATCACCGCACTCCTTGCTTGGCCGATCATCGTCAGCGCGGTCATTGGGACTGTGCTTGGCGTCAACCCCGCCACTTTATGGATCATGGCTCAAATCGCGGTACTGTTACACGTCACCGTCGACTTGTTCAACGCCTACGGGACGCAGGCCCTCCAACCATTCTCGAAGAAATGGATTGGCTGGGGCGTCATCGGGACGTTCGATCCGTACTTGTTCTCGGCCTATTACGGGGCATATGTATTATGGCTCATCACAGGGGCGACTGTCCCGATTTTTGCATTGCTCATTGCGCTTGTGATCAGTTATTACGCTATCCAGTTCAAGTTGCGTAATCGCGCTTTGGCCACGGTGGCGCGCCACTTCGCCGGAGCCCATGAACTCTTCATCTCACCCGGGATCGGTTGGGACGACTGGCACGTCGCCGTCCGTTTCCGTGACGGATTAGGTGCCGTCAAAGTGAAGAAAGGGACAGTCATCGAATGCGGTCGTTTCCGTGACAAGCCGATGCCTGGAGAAGATGACCTTCATTTCGTCGAGGCGCGTAAAAATGCGGACCTTCAATCGTTTCTCGAGTTCTCGAAGATTCACACGTATACGGTCACACGCCATAACGGTATGATCGAGTATCGTTTCACGAACTTGCGTTATTTCTCGAAAGACATCTATCCGTTCGTCGCCGTCGTC
Encoded here:
- the mutY gene encoding A/G-specific adenine glycosylase, producing MLDLDKLFTNYNVHEFNINLVTWFNREKRDLPWRHEKNPYRVWVSEVMLQQTRVDTVIPYYNRFMERFPTIEDLAVAESEEVVKYWEGLGYYSRVRNLHTAVKEVVAVYDGIVPEEKERFEKLKGVGPYTTGAVLSIAYNQPEPAVDGNVMRVMSRQFGIYDDIALPKTRKRFEQVVRRLMDPSHASDFNEGVMELGATVCTPKNPMCSLCPVQDHCYAYTHNVQDELPVKTKKGAARIEMYDALLCRRDGRTAYVKRPDTGLLAGMWQYPLTERGTGEQFNGTYVGQVKHVFSHIVWYLDLYEIETLPEGDWVWLDESGRDVVSVSVAQQKLEQMAGARDETV
- a CDS encoding metal-dependent hydrolase codes for the protein MDTATHIGMGLGLSALATLSPELSGDAQMFLAMTATALVGSHAPDFDTVFKLKGNSTYLRQHRGRSHGITALLAWPIIVSAVIGTVLGVNPATLWIMAQIAVLLHVTVDLFNAYGTQALQPFSKKWIGWGVIGTFDPYLFSAYYGAYVLWLITGATVPIFALLIALVISYYAIQFKLRNRALATVARHFAGAHELFISPGIGWDDWHVAVRFRDGLGAVKVKKGTVIECGRFRDKPMPGEDDLHFVEARKNADLQSFLEFSKIHTYTVTRHNGMIEYRFTNLRYFSKDIYPFVAVVIVDEVTNEVLSSFTGWVFSEESLQKKLAYE